From the Gramella sp. Hel_I_59 genome, one window contains:
- a CDS encoding DUF4240 domain-containing protein produces the protein MGIFDKFFGNKEPVQNSVRLMDENQFWKIIEKTKFDGNGNYEKQQTELNKNLSKLTAIKILEFDNKFRTLRGQAYKCELWAGAYIMNGGCSDDCFSDFRDWLIGQGKEVYGDAIRDVETLVELEYDMDSDDWEGLSYVPRAVYEKKTRNEMPEGIQENFEITGEEWEEDDAELSSKFPKLYAKWGIE, from the coding sequence ATGGGAATATTTGATAAATTTTTCGGCAACAAAGAGCCAGTACAAAATTCAGTAAGATTGATGGATGAAAATCAATTCTGGAAAATAATAGAAAAAACCAAATTTGACGGAAACGGAAATTACGAAAAGCAACAAACGGAATTAAATAAAAATCTTTCAAAATTAACCGCAATCAAAATTCTTGAATTTGATAATAAATTTAGAACATTGCGCGGACAGGCCTACAAATGCGAACTGTGGGCTGGAGCATATATTATGAATGGCGGATGCTCAGACGATTGTTTCTCTGATTTTAGAGATTGGTTAATCGGACAAGGAAAGGAAGTTTACGGAGATGCAATTAGAGACGTCGAAACACTGGTCGAACTTGAATACGATATGGACAGTGACGATTGGGAAGGTTTGAGTTATGTACCAAGAGCCGTTTACGAAAAAAAGACTCGAAATGAGATGCCTGAGGGAATTCAAGAAAATTTTGAAATAACGGGCGAAGAATGGGAAGAAGACGATGCGGAATTGAGTTCTAAATTTCCAAAACTTTACGCAAAATGGGGAATAGAATAA
- a CDS encoding ATP-binding protein, which yields MSQKQIALFDDRFLESFAGKGIISDSKIAIIELIANAWDAGATKVDITWPIEDGDNFSIQDNGHGMTENEFSSRFRTLAYNRNREQGSYAQIPVDHKELISKRPTFGRNGKGRLSGFAFGEFFQVRTWKDGEEILYKVFSDNSNFLAFRKLDNRPKNGHGTEVFVKNALRPNLSFENVKMEIGMRFMTDPHFEVIINGEKITFLDIPEENIEKLEVTVEGIGTIEITVIDVKDTDRSTQQHGIAWHVKNRLVGECTWKGSSNEHLIDGRRIAAKRYIFIVEADCLEDAVTPDWTSFFQTDDKYKQVFPAVQEKIRDYLLELNKENRQETFREIEESTRPLLKRIGLVSREKWETFMTNVQEECPSISQNDLEKVGKLLATLERTESKYDLISILSSSSVEELEGLNKVLKKWDINFAKLVLDEVEYRMTLIEKLQSRVLTPNSDEVQDLQPLFHRGLWIFGPEYETIQFTSNQGMTKVIQTIFGVEMKGSTKRPDFAILEESTVGLYSYPKYDEQGGEVGIDRLTIVELKRPGVPLGNEEVNQSWKYVKELLDKGLLKSYSKVTCFVLGSELVPYEAERTTKMDGSVIIQPMDYDIVMKRAKSRLLNLFDKVKNAPYLENTRIKEYLREKEQIELF from the coding sequence ATGAGTCAAAAACAAATAGCATTATTTGATGATAGATTTCTAGAATCATTTGCAGGGAAAGGAATTATCTCAGATTCAAAAATTGCAATTATTGAATTAATTGCAAATGCTTGGGATGCCGGGGCAACAAAAGTTGATATAACGTGGCCAATAGAAGATGGTGATAATTTTTCTATACAAGATAATGGGCATGGAATGACTGAAAACGAGTTTAGTTCTCGCTTTCGAACATTAGCATATAATAGAAACAGAGAACAAGGTTCTTATGCTCAAATTCCAGTTGACCATAAAGAGTTAATTAGTAAGCGGCCAACCTTTGGGAGAAACGGTAAAGGTAGATTATCAGGATTTGCGTTTGGTGAATTTTTTCAAGTAAGAACCTGGAAAGATGGAGAAGAAATTTTGTACAAAGTCTTTTCTGACAATTCAAATTTTCTAGCATTTAGAAAATTGGATAATAGACCTAAGAATGGTCATGGTACAGAAGTTTTCGTGAAAAATGCATTAAGACCAAATTTAAGTTTTGAAAATGTAAAAATGGAAATTGGAATGAGGTTCATGACAGATCCACATTTTGAAGTAATTATAAATGGAGAAAAAATTACATTTCTTGATATACCAGAGGAAAATATAGAAAAACTAGAAGTTACAGTAGAAGGAATAGGTACAATTGAAATAACAGTAATCGACGTAAAAGATACCGATAGATCAACTCAGCAACACGGAATTGCTTGGCATGTAAAAAATAGATTAGTAGGAGAATGTACGTGGAAAGGAAGCAGCAACGAACATTTAATTGATGGAAGAAGAATTGCTGCTAAAAGGTATATTTTCATCGTTGAAGCAGATTGCTTAGAAGATGCAGTTACTCCAGATTGGACTAGTTTTTTCCAAACTGATGATAAGTACAAACAAGTATTTCCAGCAGTTCAAGAAAAGATAAGAGATTATCTATTAGAACTTAATAAAGAAAACAGGCAGGAAACCTTTAGAGAAATAGAGGAATCAACTCGACCTCTATTAAAAAGAATTGGTTTAGTAAGTCGTGAAAAATGGGAAACATTCATGACAAATGTTCAAGAAGAATGTCCTTCAATTTCTCAAAACGATTTGGAAAAAGTTGGAAAGTTATTAGCAACATTGGAAAGAACAGAATCTAAATATGATCTTATTTCGATTCTTTCTTCATCTTCAGTAGAAGAATTAGAAGGGCTTAATAAGGTTCTTAAAAAATGGGATATAAATTTCGCAAAGCTAGTTTTAGATGAAGTTGAATATAGAATGACATTAATCGAAAAACTTCAAAGTAGAGTTCTAACTCCGAATTCAGACGAAGTTCAAGATTTACAGCCATTATTTCATCGTGGTTTATGGATTTTTGGACCAGAGTATGAAACCATACAATTCACATCGAATCAAGGAATGACAAAAGTAATTCAAACTATTTTTGGAGTTGAAATGAAAGGTAGCACTAAAAGACCTGATTTTGCAATTCTGGAAGAGAGTACAGTAGGTCTATACAGTTATCCTAAATATGATGAACAAGGTGGTGAGGTTGGAATAGACAGATTAACAATAGTTGAATTAAAGAGACCTGGTGTTCCATTGGGAAATGAGGAAGTTAATCAATCATGGAAATATGTAAAAGAACTTTTAGATAAAGGACTTTTAAAATCATATTCAAAAGTTACGTGTTTCGTTCTGGGTTCAGAACTTGTACCATATGAAGCTGAGAGAACAACAAAGATGGACGGTTCTGTTATTATACAGCCAATGGACTACGATATTGTAATGAAAAGAGCAAAGAGCCGTTTATTGAATCTTTTTGATAAAGTTAAAAATGCACCTTACCTAGAAAATACTCGAATCAAGGAATATTTAAGGGAAAAGGAACAAATAGAGTTATTCTAG
- a CDS encoding DUF1648 domain-containing protein, whose protein sequence is MKVSLVKGMEFIKTDKILDITSWLFLLIIWLITVIFYQNLPNEIPTHFNYQGMADNFGNRKEIFILPILATVLNIALTFLSKFLNSSNFLNKRKDFQDSKVINKIIRFFKVAIPLIFGLIIYHTIEIAKNKSNGLGYWLLILTIIIINIPNLYYIIISIIKKNKIK, encoded by the coding sequence ATGAAAGTGAGCTTGGTAAAAGGAATGGAATTCATAAAAACAGATAAAATACTGGATATTACATCTTGGTTATTTCTATTAATAATTTGGTTAATAACTGTGATTTTCTATCAAAATCTTCCCAACGAGATTCCTACTCATTTTAACTACCAAGGAATGGCTGACAATTTCGGAAATAGAAAAGAAATTTTTATCCTTCCTATTCTTGCTACTGTACTCAATATTGCTTTGACATTCTTAAGTAAATTTTTGAACTCATCTAACTTTTTAAACAAAAGAAAAGATTTTCAAGATTCAAAAGTTATAAATAAAATTATAAGGTTTTTTAAAGTCGCAATTCCTTTAATCTTTGGGTTAATAATATATCATACTATTGAAATTGCGAAAAACAAATCAAACGGTTTAGGTTATTGGTTATTAATTTTGACTATCATAATTATTAATATTCCGAATTTATACTACATAATTATTTCGATAATTAAAAAAAATAAAATTAAGTAG
- a CDS encoding tetratricopeptide repeat protein, whose product MTIAVFLFSCNEEKAKDYSTLSENEKKELADWYHKSSDYFLQPSELYRTYKDSALKVQPNNVDLLQRLSYSYKKVGEHIKAMEILNRAVEIDIANGNSGALEYRAWTLLYYYKDYEGTIRDVDQIEKITGSAYNSCWGEPCGFHKGQALYKLENFEQAIETFEKVNAEEEKLGFDTNDNHLIFFYIGRSYTELKNYEMAIKYYRKSLASVEKFPEAYYQLGLVYKKLNQKAKADKNFKLAKTNIKYSMGEPYVERIDEVFPFMIDKEIGK is encoded by the coding sequence TTGACAATAGCAGTTTTCCTCTTTAGCTGCAATGAAGAAAAGGCTAAAGATTATTCAACTCTTAGCGAAAACGAAAAGAAAGAATTAGCTGATTGGTATCACAAATCATCAGACTACTTTTTACAACCATCAGAATTATATAGAACGTATAAAGATTCAGCTTTAAAGGTACAACCTAACAATGTTGACTTATTACAAAGACTTTCGTATTCCTACAAGAAAGTAGGAGAACATATCAAAGCCATGGAAATTCTTAACAGAGCTGTCGAAATAGACATTGCAAATGGAAATTCAGGAGCTTTAGAATATAGAGCCTGGACTCTGTTGTACTATTACAAGGATTATGAAGGCACTATTAGAGATGTTGACCAAATAGAAAAGATAACAGGAAGCGCATATAATTCGTGTTGGGGTGAACCTTGTGGTTTTCATAAAGGGCAAGCTTTGTATAAGCTTGAAAATTTTGAACAGGCAATCGAAACGTTTGAAAAGGTTAATGCTGAAGAAGAAAAACTTGGTTTTGACACGAATGACAACCATTTGATATTCTTTTACATAGGTAGATCTTATACAGAGTTGAAAAATTATGAGATGGCAATAAAGTATTACAGAAAATCCCTCGCTTCCGTAGAGAAATTTCCAGAGGCCTATTATCAGTTAGGTTTAGTTTATAAGAAATTAAATCAAAAAGCTAAGGCGGACAAAAATTTCAAACTTGCAAAAACCAATATTAAGTACAGCATGGGTGAACCGTACGTAGAACGAATTGATGAAGTTTTTCCATTTATGATAGATAAGGAGATTGGGAAATAA
- a CDS encoding DUF6438 domain-containing protein, producing the protein MKDFATILFLLLYSTIAFANKIDRLKTTEDVEEFVKKIEPIFTKYKYLNYELLSTDKLTQKLNCHGIFRKWGIRNWEKVDINNDGNTDLIYIIESDNSFDSYLILDNGFYKYKNVRLSRNVFENCELFKPVKIDNKNYLQSYIIKHKAITSFEYEEVIRIDTLEYKYDNFVEIQDEPANYQIDTIKYSTSSCLGSCPIFNITITAKGEIFYKGEWYVEEEGKRTVANGKREFQLIKDILNSIKVKELENNYSVSWTDDQTSLLEIHFKDGQIKKIRDYGLQGTFGLATLYDRLKNIALTTNWD; encoded by the coding sequence ATGAAAGATTTCGCTACAATATTATTCCTGCTATTATATTCTACTATTGCTTTTGCAAATAAAATAGACCGATTGAAAACAACTGAAGACGTCGAAGAATTTGTAAAAAAAATTGAGCCAATTTTTACAAAATATAAATATTTGAATTACGAATTACTATCGACTGATAAACTCACTCAAAAACTAAATTGTCATGGAATATTTCGTAAATGGGGAATTAGAAACTGGGAAAAAGTTGACATAAATAATGACGGTAATACAGATTTAATATACATCATTGAATCTGACAACAGCTTTGATTCCTATTTAATTTTGGATAATGGTTTCTACAAATATAAAAATGTACGTCTTTCGAGAAACGTATTCGAAAATTGTGAGCTTTTCAAGCCAGTTAAAATTGACAATAAAAATTACCTACAATCATATATTATAAAACATAAGGCAATTACTTCATTTGAATACGAAGAAGTTATACGTATTGATACTTTAGAATATAAATATGATAATTTCGTGGAAATACAAGATGAGCCTGCAAATTACCAAATAGATACTATTAAGTATAGTACGAGTAGCTGCTTGGGTAGTTGCCCAATTTTCAATATAACAATCACGGCAAAAGGAGAGATTTTTTACAAAGGTGAATGGTATGTAGAAGAGGAAGGTAAAAGAACTGTAGCAAATGGGAAACGGGAATTTCAACTAATAAAAGACATACTAAACTCTATCAAAGTTAAGGAATTAGAAAACAACTACTCAGTTTCGTGGACTGATGACCAAACTTCACTTTTAGAAATTCACTTTAAAGATGGTCAAATAAAAAAAATTAGAGATTATGGATTACAGGGTACATTTGGATTAGCCACATTGTACGATAGATTAAAAAATATTGCTTTAACTACTAATTGGGATTAA
- a CDS encoding DUF2306 domain-containing protein yields MPHDSIGWIHTIFAIIALITGSLILINRKGTEFHVRTGRIYGVSMLIVCASAFSIYRVHNAFGVLHFFAIISTVTLILGMIPLYKKGFKQPIVSHLSWMYWSIIGLYCAFAAEIFTRLPLILNLKNSYGIFYLLIGLSTGIVGMTGSWYFKKKKNTWEIKYSKPRNN; encoded by the coding sequence ATGCCACACGATTCAATTGGATGGATACATACTATTTTCGCCATCATCGCATTAATAACTGGAAGTTTAATTTTGATCAACCGAAAGGGAACTGAATTTCATGTAAGAACAGGAAGAATTTATGGTGTTTCGATGCTTATAGTTTGCGCATCAGCGTTCTCAATATATCGTGTGCACAATGCATTCGGAGTGCTACATTTTTTCGCAATTATTAGCACAGTTACACTCATTCTGGGAATGATTCCATTATACAAAAAGGGTTTTAAACAACCAATTGTATCACATTTATCTTGGATGTATTGGTCGATTATTGGACTATATTGTGCTTTTGCAGCAGAAATTTTTACGCGCTTGCCACTTATTCTCAATCTCAAAAACAGCTATGGAATTTTTTATCTCTTAATCGGTCTATCTACTGGAATTGTCGGGATGACTGGAAGCTGGTATTTTAAAAAGAAAAAAAACACTTGGGAAATAAAGTATAGTAAACCTAGAAATAACTAG
- a CDS encoding DUF4393 domain-containing protein, producing the protein MSDESNVNALINLGQGKVVQKVYEDLLSEPSKKAGQALSTIVNIGNTALWPVKWFNERTRLYFENNLEKYEKKLEEIPEEEISEVPTEISNPILDRFSYVSNEELSDAFVKLLASASSTKNAKDAHPGFIQIIDRISPDEAKILKYLSNNSAIPIVDIKHHNVPEKPSQYQLAIKEETGLNQKLDLNFPENIVTYLNNLESLGLIAKRSYYLTYLESEFDEIMKNIEPIIKSVFEKYDDNELKKAKKEDKGMYEKTNFGNMFIRACIQG; encoded by the coding sequence ATGAGTGATGAGTCAAATGTAAACGCTTTAATTAATTTAGGGCAAGGTAAAGTAGTTCAGAAAGTATATGAAGACCTACTAAGTGAGCCGAGTAAAAAAGCTGGTCAAGCTCTTAGTACAATTGTAAATATTGGAAATACAGCATTGTGGCCTGTAAAATGGTTTAATGAAAGAACTCGATTATACTTTGAAAATAATTTAGAAAAATACGAAAAGAAACTAGAAGAAATTCCTGAAGAAGAGATTTCTGAAGTACCAACTGAAATTTCAAATCCTATTTTAGACAGGTTTTCATATGTTTCTAATGAAGAACTAAGTGACGCATTCGTCAAGCTATTAGCAAGTGCATCATCTACAAAAAATGCAAAAGATGCTCATCCTGGTTTTATTCAAATCATTGATCGTATTTCCCCAGATGAAGCTAAAATTTTAAAATATTTGTCTAATAATAGTGCGATTCCGATTGTTGATATTAAACATCATAATGTTCCGGAAAAACCTAGTCAATATCAACTTGCTATTAAAGAGGAAACAGGCCTGAATCAAAAATTGGATTTAAATTTCCCTGAGAATATAGTCACATATTTAAATAATCTAGAATCTTTAGGTTTAATAGCTAAAAGATCTTATTATTTGACTTATTTAGAATCTGAATTTGATGAAATAATGAAAAACATTGAACCAATTATAAAATCTGTTTTTGAAAAATATGACGATAATGAATTGAAGAAAGCAAAAAAAGAAGATAAAGGAATGTATGAAAAAACTAATTTCGGTAATATGTTCATAAGAGCTTGTATCCAAGGTTAA
- a CDS encoding tetratricopeptide repeat protein, producing MKYYKRIFLLTFTIITLFSCKKADNKKNTKDEVPISNFSAKQQDSLKDLYVKNKAKNFPLYSQERQAAIDEGLKVDSTIAYFWQQKAMPLFKQRKYEIGMDFIDEAVKYDRKRYQDYRAFIKCIFSKQYREAIADFKDYQEEFGYGFVMDHSYDFYIALSYLQLNEFEKAEKLFEKDYKRTIEKDGRGWLHHLDLFYYGISKYEQKKNKQALDLFNQALDIYPQFSDVQYYKAVTLLKLGEKEEATKVYQEAIKNADKGYTINEDNAIYEIYPYQMRW from the coding sequence TTGAAGTACTACAAAAGAATTTTCCTATTAACTTTTACAATAATAACATTGTTCAGTTGTAAAAAAGCAGATAATAAAAAGAATACAAAAGATGAAGTTCCTATATCAAATTTCAGTGCTAAACAACAAGATTCTTTAAAAGATCTTTACGTTAAAAATAAAGCTAAAAACTTTCCTTTGTATTCCCAAGAAAGACAAGCTGCAATAGATGAAGGACTAAAGGTAGATTCCACTATAGCCTATTTTTGGCAACAGAAAGCCATGCCACTTTTCAAGCAAAGAAAATATGAAATAGGAATGGACTTTATTGATGAAGCTGTAAAATATGATAGAAAAAGATATCAAGATTATAGAGCATTTATAAAGTGTATTTTCAGTAAACAATACAGAGAAGCAATTGCCGACTTTAAAGATTATCAAGAAGAATTTGGATATGGTTTTGTAATGGATCATTCCTATGATTTTTATATAGCATTAAGTTACCTGCAACTCAATGAATTTGAAAAAGCAGAAAAATTATTTGAAAAAGATTATAAGAGAACTATAGAAAAAGATGGAAGAGGTTGGTTACATCACTTAGATCTTTTCTACTATGGAATCAGCAAATATGAACAAAAAAAGAATAAACAAGCTTTAGATTTATTCAATCAGGCTCTAGATATTTATCCTCAGTTTTCAGATGTTCAATATTACAAGGCGGTAACACTTTTAAAATTAGGTGAAAAAGAAGAGGCTACTAAAGTTTACCAAGAAGCCATCAAAAATGCAGATAAAGGATATACAATTAATGAAGATAATGCCATTTATGAAATATATCCATATCAAATGAGGTGGTAA
- a CDS encoding serine hydrolase domain-containing protein, with the protein MQAPKILIILIIIFSTSINYSQSNSNVEEKIDSFLNDLSGEDFSGTILVAKNDSVIQKRAYGLSSKELKVKNEIDTKFNIASITKTFTAVAILQLYEEGKIDLNTPIGKYLKDYPNEKIRKSATISQLLTHTAGLPNFYVTNFLDKCKFDFKEVKDFLPLFENEPLLAEPGEEYNYDAAGYVLLGLIIEEVTGSSYYDYVKENIFQEAKMSNTAAFNVDATIENKANGYTFAGDTTKPLKNNIFYLSKASPGGFHYSTVEDLFNFNKALFNNKLINQKTLDLMIEPRVKGYNTHLGYGIDVDKRYNEIILGHSGGWYGISGEIIYLPKSDYTITILSNVDSNMDSGKAMVSDFFKSLLAGKIE; encoded by the coding sequence ATGCAAGCTCCAAAAATCTTAATTATTCTTATCATAATATTTTCAACTTCAATTAATTATTCTCAAAGTAATTCCAACGTAGAAGAAAAGATAGATTCATTTTTGAATGATTTATCAGGAGAAGACTTTTCAGGAACAATATTAGTTGCTAAGAATGATAGTGTTATACAGAAGAGAGCTTATGGCCTATCCAGTAAAGAATTAAAAGTTAAAAACGAAATTGATACGAAATTCAATATAGCATCGATTACTAAAACTTTTACTGCAGTTGCAATACTACAATTATACGAGGAAGGAAAGATTGATTTAAACACACCAATAGGAAAGTATTTAAAAGATTATCCTAACGAGAAAATCAGAAAGTCTGCAACAATTTCTCAATTATTGACTCATACTGCAGGACTCCCGAACTTTTATGTAACTAACTTCTTAGATAAATGTAAGTTTGATTTTAAAGAAGTTAAAGACTTTTTACCTCTATTTGAAAATGAACCATTACTAGCAGAACCAGGAGAAGAATATAATTATGATGCTGCAGGTTATGTTTTACTTGGTTTAATTATAGAAGAAGTTACTGGTTCAAGTTATTATGACTATGTGAAAGAAAATATCTTCCAAGAAGCTAAAATGTCAAACACTGCAGCCTTTAATGTAGATGCCACAATTGAAAATAAAGCGAATGGTTACACTTTTGCCGGAGATACCACCAAACCTTTAAAGAACAATATATTCTACTTATCAAAAGCCTCGCCCGGAGGATTCCATTATTCAACAGTTGAAGATCTTTTCAACTTCAATAAAGCGTTATTTAATAACAAGTTGATTAACCAGAAGACGTTGGATTTGATGATCGAACCCAGAGTTAAAGGTTACAATACTCATTTAGGATATGGTATTGATGTAGATAAGCGATATAATGAAATTATCTTAGGTCACAGCGGGGGCTGGTATGGAATTAGTGGAGAAATAATCTATCTTCCAAAATCGGATTATACAATAACAATTTTATCAAATGTAGATTCAAATATGGATTCTGGAAAAGCGATGGTTTCGGACTTTTTCAAATCTCTATTAGCAGGAAAGATTGAGTAG
- a CDS encoding barstar family protein, producing MKFHITKLDNNWYSIKIEDESFVFEFYASGIPENPINNLCQNLILTINGFDTTSRFNLEPQVYILKLKINQNQYYLEIFNPKKDNSIFSKSGNFEKIILPIYRGIKKLTSINNSSEEINFEKVKKLENLVREKKSENKFQVDANNIVDWKSFHKEFRNELKFPDYYGENMDAWIDCIDDISEKSDVVIRIKNSRNLKNKNPEILKSLIECSQFVNTRKIDQGEKNRVILNLE from the coding sequence ATGAAATTTCATATAACTAAACTTGATAATAATTGGTATTCAATTAAAATTGAAGATGAAAGTTTTGTATTCGAATTTTATGCTTCAGGTATTCCTGAAAACCCAATAAATAATCTCTGTCAAAACTTGATCCTTACTATCAATGGATTTGATACAACAAGCAGATTTAACTTGGAACCACAGGTATATATATTAAAATTGAAAATAAATCAAAATCAATATTATTTAGAAATTTTTAATCCAAAAAAGGATAATTCAATATTTTCGAAATCTGGAAACTTTGAGAAGATTATTTTGCCAATTTATCGAGGAATCAAAAAACTAACAAGTATCAATAATTCTTCGGAAGAAATAAACTTTGAAAAAGTTAAAAAACTAGAGAATTTAGTTCGCGAAAAGAAATCAGAAAATAAATTCCAAGTTGACGCAAATAATATTGTGGATTGGAAATCATTCCATAAGGAGTTTAGAAATGAGCTAAAATTTCCAGATTATTATGGGGAAAATATGGATGCGTGGATTGACTGCATAGATGACATATCCGAAAAATCAGATGTCGTAATTAGAATAAAAAACAGCCGAAATCTGAAAAATAAAAATCCTGAAATTTTAAAAAGCTTGATAGAATGTTCTCAATTTGTAAATACAAGAAAAATTGATCAAGGAGAAAAGAACAGGGTGATTTTGAATTTAGAATAA
- a CDS encoding DUF2971 domain-containing protein yields MEESEIIYKYKDFKEEYSKKILLENELFLSSLISFNDPFDCKIPPCLELLETKERAFEYAERILSNQKLKILLDGQDFEKVSENYKNSMWKNPEIIQKNISEVSIDTQSKILGILCLTKKWNDILMWSHYGQNHQGICYGFDFKSITNSKNFHYGGSVKYTNTYPLIDPIDAILPETYKLQTHYKAKKWKYEKEYRLVKIYDQDIEPFSEQRKFKIPDSFFKEIIIGAEFPNNEIQKIIDIAKAKKIALFKAKKADWKFELKRERII; encoded by the coding sequence ATGGAAGAATCAGAAATCATTTATAAATACAAAGATTTTAAGGAAGAATACAGTAAAAAAATATTACTTGAAAATGAGCTATTCCTATCAAGTTTAATAAGTTTTAATGATCCATTTGACTGCAAGATTCCACCTTGTCTAGAACTTTTAGAAACAAAAGAAAGAGCATTTGAATATGCAGAAAGAATATTATCTAATCAAAAACTAAAAATTTTATTGGATGGACAAGATTTCGAAAAAGTTTCGGAAAACTACAAAAACTCTATGTGGAAAAATCCTGAAATTATTCAAAAAAATATAAGTGAAGTTAGTATTGATACACAAAGTAAAATTTTAGGAATACTCTGTTTGACTAAAAAATGGAATGATATATTAATGTGGAGTCATTATGGACAAAATCATCAAGGAATTTGTTATGGTTTTGATTTTAAATCCATAACTAATTCAAAAAACTTTCACTACGGTGGTTCTGTTAAATACACAAATACATATCCTTTGATAGATCCGATAGATGCAATTCTACCAGAAACATATAAACTTCAAACCCATTATAAAGCTAAAAAATGGAAATATGAAAAAGAGTATAGATTAGTAAAAATATATGATCAGGATATAGAACCTTTTTCGGAACAGAGAAAATTCAAAATTCCTGATTCCTTTTTTAAGGAGATAATAATTGGTGCAGAATTCCCTAATAATGAAATCCAAAAAATAATTGATATTGCTAAAGCAAAAAAAATTGCGCTCTTTAAGGCTAAAAAAGCAGATTGGAAATTTGAATTGAAAAGAGAAAGAATCATTTAA